Within the Pseudomonas sp. SL4(2022) genome, the region GCTTGGTCGGACTATTCCACGCACAAAGGCGGCCCGCAAGAGGAGAAATGTTTCGGTGTGTAGTGCGCTGTCAGCGATATGCCGGGTGCTTGTGGAGCGACAATTTCATTAATCCGGCCAGCAGTTCATCGCCTTCCAGCAACGCCAGGCTGGCGGTGTTCATTGGCAACGGTTGCTGGCGGTGGCCGTGGATCAACAGCCCTGCCAGGCTCCCCACCAGCGGTTGATGGGTCACCAGCAGCAGCTCATCGAGGACAACGCCACCCAACTCACGCAGAGCTTGGCGCAGATCGCTTTCCGGCGTCAGCCAGGGCACGGTTGCCCGTAGTCCGCTGAAACCCAGCGCCTCACAAAACAAATCGGCGGTCTGCTGGGCTCGTACATAGGGGCTCACCAATACCGCCTGCAGCGGCTGTCCCAGCATGTAATTGGCAGCCTCACGCACCTGCTGCCGACCATAGGCCGTCAAATTGCGTTCGGCATCGCTGCGGGCCTGCGGCTCAGCCTCACCATGCCGTAACAACCAAAGCTTCACCGCACGCGCCTCCCTGCACAACAGCTCATAGTTTCGGTTCTTCGTCACGTGCCGGATGGGGCGCGGGGGCAATGCTGTGCGGGATTTCACCCCGTGGTGCTTGCGCGGTTGGCCAATCAGCGAACGGCCAGGGTTTATCGTCCGTATTGAAGGTGCCGAAGCGG harbors:
- the sixA gene encoding phosphohistidine phosphatase SixA; this encodes MKLWLLRHGEAEPQARSDAERNLTAYGRQQVREAANYMLGQPLQAVLVSPYVRAQQTADLFCEALGFSGLRATVPWLTPESDLRQALRELGGVVLDELLLVTHQPLVGSLAGLLIHGHRQQPLPMNTASLALLEGDELLAGLMKLSLHKHPAYR